The sequence GCATTGAGGATAATGCTCGCATGGTGGATCCAGGATTTGATGCCTTGACCACGGAGAAGCGAGAGCAGATTTGCCAAGAGGTGAAGACCGTGCTGGAGTCTATTGGTGCTTCCCATGGCAATGGTCAGTGGAAGACTAAGGTGATGGTGAACGATCGCATTGCTGACAGCATCTTTCAGCAAATCCAAACCCGTCCTGATGAGTATTCCATCCTAGCGACCATGAACTTGAATGGCGATTATTTGTCTGATGCGGCGGCAGCGATCGTCGGTGGCCTAGGGATGGGGCCAGGAGCCAACATTGGCGACAACGCTGCTATCTTTGAAGCCACCCATGGCACTGCCCCTAAACATGCTGGACTCGATCGCGTCAATCCTGGCTCTGTGATTCTCTCTGGTGTGATGATGTTGGAATATCTGGGCTGGCAAGAGGCTGCTGACCTGATTAAACAGGGGATCGCTGCTGCTATCTCCCACCGGGAAGTCACCTATGACTTGGCACGGCTGATGGAACCACCCGTAGAGCCACCCCTGAAATGCTCTGAATTTGCCGATGCCATTATTCGTCACTTTTCCTAAGCCATGCCACGCCTTCAGGTTGTTGTCATTGGCGGGGGAGCAGCAGGCTTCTTTGGGGCCATTACCTGCGCTACTACCCATCCCCATGCCCAGGTGACATTGCTAGAGGCAGGACGACAGGTGCTGAGCAAGGTGCGCATCTCTGGAGGCGGGCGCTGTAACGTTACCCATGCTTGTTTTGATCCGGCTCTGCTGGTGCAGCACTATCCCCGTGGTGGTAAAGCCCTGCGAGGGGCATTCACGCGGTTTCAGCCCAAAGACATGGTTGCCTGGCTGCAAACCCAGGGAGTCAGTCTCAAAACTGAAGCGGATGGACGCATGTTTCCCGTGACGGATGACTCAGAGACGATCGTCACCTGTTTACTGCGGGCGGCTCAAGCTGCTGGTGTACAAATTTGTACAGGTAGTGCCGTTACGCAGGTACAGCGAGATGTGGATGGTCGGTTTCGGGTAATGCTGCGGGGAGGAGCGGTTGTAATCGGCGATCGGCTACTCCTAGCTACTGGCAGTAGCCCCCAGGGATACCACATCGCCGCTAGCTTAGGACATGAGATTGAACCCCCTGTTCCCTCTCTGTTCACCCTGCAACTTCCTGATCCCCGTCTCCGAGGTCTGGCTGGCATAGCTGTGGATCCAGTTCATATCCACTTGCACTCTGCGGACGGCCAACGCCTAGAGCAGACAGGAGCATTGTTGATTACCCATTGGGGCATTAGTGGGCCTGCTGTGCTGAAGCTATCAGCGTGGGGAGCGCGACTGTTACACCATTGTCACTATTGCGCTACGGTGCTGATTAACTGGTTGCCCCATATCTCTGTAGAAACACTTCGCCAAGAGTTGCTGGCTACAAAAGAGCACCAAGCCAAGCGCACGATCGCTGCCCACTGTCCCTTACCCTTGCCGCGTCGCCTCTGGGAACGTTTTGTCACTACTGCCGGTATTGCGGCTGATCAACGTTGGGCGACCCTCTCTAGTAAGCAGCTAACACACCTGATGCAGGAATTATCCCGTGGCAGCTATATTACCAGTGGCAAGGGGGTTTTTAAGGAGGAATTTGTGACCTGTGGCGGGGTGAACCTCAAGCAAGTGGACTTTAAGACCATGCAAAGTCGCTGCTGTCCAGGAGTCTACTTTGCAGGAGAGGTGCTGGATATTGATGGGGTCACTGGCGGTTTTAATTTCCAAAGTGCTTGGACAACAGGCTGGATTGCTGGGCAGGCGATCGGCAATCTGTCGTCAACAGATACGCCGTCATAGTTTAGCTGGTTAAGACATCAGCAAGGTAACGAGATCGTTGGAACAACCTAGTTAGCAATCAACTTATCCTAATTCTCCAGAACCTGGCTACATAACCCATAAGTTCGTAGTAAGGACTTAAGTCCTTACTACAAGCTATTCGTAGCCATAGTATGGGGAAAGTGGTATCAAGACTCAAGTCTTTACTACAAGCTATCCGCCCTATAGCACAGGGAAACTGTATAGGGAAACTGTATAACGCGTCAGCTTACTAAGCTCGGTGCCTAATCTAGCTGTACTGACTGATGCTGTGTNNNNNNNNNNNNNNNNNNNNNNNNNNNNNNNNNNNNNNNNNNNNNNNNNNNNNNNNNNNNNNNNNNNNNNNNNNNNNNNNNNNNNNNNNNNNNNNNNNNNTGCTTTTCAGTGACAATTTTGTAGCTGATGGAAAGCCCTAACCCAGTCCCCTTGCCCACTGGCTTCGTGGTGAAAAACGGGTCATACAGGCGGGGAAGATGCTCTTTGGGAATGCCGGGGCCGTTGTCTTGGATGCTGATGCGTACCCACCCAGGACTGGGCATCTCCGTCGTGATGGTGATGGTGCTGGGGTCAGCCGTGATTTCAGCCGCCGATCGCTGGCTATCTCGCTCTTGCAGGGCATCGATGGCGTTGCTAATCACGTTGGTAAACACCTGATTCAGTTGTCCGGCGTAGCACTCGACCATGGGCAAGTCGCCATATTGCTTAACCACTTGGATGCCACCTTGGTGCATCTCTCCATAAAGGTCTCGATAAGGGGCTTTGAGGCGATGTTGCAGAATAATCAGCGTGCTGTCAATGCCTTCGTGCAAGTCCACAATTTTCATCTCTGCCTCGTCAAGGCGGGAGTAGTTACGCAAGGTCAACACTAGTTGGCGAATGCGCTCGGCTCCCCCCTGCATGGATTTCAGCATCTTGGGTAGGTCTTCTAGGATGAAGTCCACATCGACATCGGCCATTAGGGTTTCTAGGTCATCCCCTGGGGACGGATACTGTTGCCGATAGCGAGCCAGCACCTGAATCAAGTCCTGCACATAGTCGCTGGTGTAAATCAAGTTGCCGTAGATAAAGTTGACAGGGTTGTTGATTTCATGGGCGATGCCAGCCACCAACTGGCCAAGGCTAGACATTTTTTCAGTTTGAATCAGTTGTGCTTGGGTTTGTTGCAGATCCTTGAGCATTGACTCTAGCTCTTGAGCCTGATAGCGCAGGGTAGCTTCAGCCAACTTACGCTGAGTGATGTCTGTGCTAGTGCCCTCGTAGTACAGCAGGTTTTTGTCTAGGTCGTACACAGCACGCACATTTTCTGAAATCCAGATGATGCTGCCGTCACGGCGATAGACTTGCGACTCAAATCCTTGCACTGAGCCATGCTGTTGAATTTGGTCAA comes from Cyanobacteriota bacterium and encodes:
- a CDS encoding NAD(P)/FAD-dependent oxidoreductase, with protein sequence MPRLQVVVIGGGAAGFFGAITCATTHPHAQVTLLEAGRQVLSKVRISGGGRCNVTHACFDPALLVQHYPRGGKALRGAFTRFQPKDMVAWLQTQGVSLKTEADGRMFPVTDDSETIVTCLLRAAQAAGVQICTGSAVTQVQRDVDGRFRVMLRGGAVVIGDRLLLATGSSPQGYHIAASLGHEIEPPVPSLFTLQLPDPRLRGLAGIAVDPVHIHLHSADGQRLEQTGALLITHWGISGPAVLKLSAWGARLLHHCHYCATVLINWLPHISVETLRQELLATKEHQAKRTIAAHCPLPLPRRLWERFVTTAGIAADQRWATLSSKQLTHLMQELSRGSYITSGKGVFKEEFVTCGGVNLKQVDFKTMQSRCCPGVYFAGEVLDIDGVTGGFNFQSAWTTGWIAGQAIGNLSSTDTPS
- a CDS encoding isocitrate/isopropylmalate family dehydrogenase; protein product: ALRLPPAKQQVTLVHKGNIMKYTEGAFRDWGYEVATTEFRAECVTERESWILDNQAKRPDLSIEDNARMVDPGFDALTTEKREQICQEVKTVLESIGASHGNGQWKTKVMVNDRIADSIFQQIQTRPDEYSILATMNLNGDYLSDAAAAIVGGLGMGPGANIGDNAAIFEATHGTAPKHAGLDRVNPGSVILSGVMMLEYLGWQEAADLIKQGIAAAISHREVTYDLARLMEPPVEPPLKCSEFADAIIRHFS